Proteins encoded together in one Benincasa hispida cultivar B227 chromosome 1, ASM972705v1, whole genome shotgun sequence window:
- the LOC120081084 gene encoding uncharacterized protein LOC120081084, whose amino-acid sequence MGFSSVGNGASSSSFSNLSHLAPPFTLDRSVTRPFSSPLVDMTEPSFGVGAGVPLNSTLHNWLPSTTKTSGLDFFSSSTPEFDWLSFATGSKYPRLQPMMEPSDKHEPLLGSLTVSSTDPSVSGESSAGLTTSIGKEKPYYPSYASTSCNKAVPVVIFDQPTYDWPSNSHVVTFSVPPCTNFSHGSSGFERSVEESSHSTDMLDLNRCNEFVRECPSEELLLKQNLNIEQANDLRISDMDAHSAFPGCHPKTRTPPSNPASRFHNFQYLRKAPYQEILREQDARLSVTTSIVNPPNTNFSIRPPVLDTDSFVCNIGPCHMSGNGDQSFEAKQGGDDLSNLKKFLPVNSDSQEFFRTENHGTCLDKHDPIVTEFSSIKTHDLRNNIHYAEDSPDHTLKAGMGLHVPDSSPQFSLDLKTKIATTIESSSENFDQYNLAAVDSPCWKGAPICRVSPFQAFETSTPSSVKMVEVNNDVNLSLSQVLPSSAENTVEVFVHEPSESTIGSVVEKGATSTTQMPSIAGSSLLATQKTSNSVKAGEFYSKMGGFHPTTGCIHEPGEDVGGSYSSCSMPQSKYKNNLMSGKKIAPTSYMKKHADAELNCDDSFENGLNHLPYDVAKHVQNLPFELVKLFLGESISKIDIRILVDTLHSLSELLLVCHLNGLAALHQKDVKSLEAVINNLDVCLKSVGSQGSLSPEQRTSQNLEQFHQLHLDVGVLKSQLQMTKIEGGNLECLSNDGNDVDKKNQYMLSVKKDREAADSLYLRNRIDSVKEDSMTKALKKAMSENFHDDEEHPQTLLYKNLWLEAEAALCANNLRARLNSARSEMEKHESPKVRENVKNLDEALISDASPGSNTIGTLASKTKVGSTSFVSFQTSPAVSVTSHAADDVITRFHILKCREDVVRHRDVGNLVTLSDFEVLGKKDVAEKSALDKKQTAVPYIKDMDSSFPTSKVKGNDSAPAVPSISPTLTRSSHVDDVMSRFQILKSRGERLSSLDTGKVQKITNSGCNEIDMLAHEGDTMHGLGISTMHHPIADDKNEVDNLDASVLARQDVLRRRGNNISLTPAGEEILEVEVEHLYPASKRVYWPVGENKVKKGGGLGVEMEPFLGFEAGNGSRSHVEGKVPAGCSDGSLSADWEHVLWRE is encoded by the exons ATGGGGTTTTCCTCTGTTGGTAATGGagcatcttcatcatctttttcCAATCTATCACATCTGGCGCCGCCCTTTACTCTTGATCGTTCGGTCACTCGACCTTTTTCAAGCCCGCTTGTAGACATGACCGAACCTTCATTTGGGGTTGGGGCTGGGGTTCCCCTGAACTCTACACTACACAATTGGCTCCCTTCCACCACCAAAACCTCAGGCCTTGACTTCTTTTCCAGTTCCACCCCTGAATTTGATTGGTTATCCTTCGCTACGGGGTCTAAATACCCTAGGTTGCAACCTATGATGGAGCCTTCTGATAAACACGAACCTCTTTTGGGCAGTCTTACAGTGTCGTCAACCGACCCCTCCGTATCCGGGGAATCCTCTGCCGGACTAACAACTAGTATTGGCAAAGAAAAACCATACTATCCATCCTATGCCTCCACTTCATGTAACAAAGCTGTCCCTGTGGTCATATTTGATCAACCAACTTATGATTGGCCATCGAACTCGCATGTTGTTACATTCAGTGTGCCTCCGTGCACAAACTTTTCTCATGGATCTTCAGGCTTTGAGAGATCGGTTGAAGAGTCTTCACATTCTACTGATATGCTTGATCTGAATAGATGCAACGAGTTTGTAAGAGAATGTCCAAGTGAGGAATTGTTATTGAAGCAGAACCTTAACATCGAGCAGGCTAATGATTTAAGAATATCTGACATGGATGCCCATTCTGCATTTCCAGGATGCCACCCTAAGACTAGGACACCACCTTCAAATCCAGCATCAAGATTTCACAACTTTCAATATCTGCGAAAGGCTCCATATCAGGAAatcttgagagagcaagatgctAGATTGAGTGTGACTACATCAATTGTCAATCCTCCCAATACTAATTTTTCCATAAGACCACCTGTTCTTGATACTGATTCTTTTGTCTGCAACATTGGTCCATGTCATATGTCAGGTAATGGCGATCAGTCCTTTGAAGCAAAACAAGGTGGCGATGACCTTTCAAATCTAAAGAAGTTTCTTCCAGTTAACTCTGATAGCCAGGAATTCTTCCGTACAGAGAACCATGGAACATGTTTAGATAAACATGACCCTATTGTTACCGAGTTCTCATCAATCAAAACTCATGACTTACGAAACAATATACATTATGCTGAGGATTCACCAGATCATACATTGAAGGCTGGAATGGGACTTCACGTTCCTGATTCCAGTCCCCAATTTAGTTTGGAccttaaaacaaaaattgcCACAACAATTGAGAGTTCCTCTGAAAATTTTGATCAGTACAACTTGGCAGCAGTAGACTCACCTTGCTGGAAAGGAGCTCCAATTTGTCGTGTTTCTCCTTTTCAAGCTTTTGAAACTAGTACTCCGAGTAGTGTGAAGATGGTGGAAGTTAATAACGATGTGAATCTCTCATTGTCTCAAGTACTCCCTTCTTCTGCTGAGAATACTGTGGAAGTCTTCGTTCATGAACCAAGTGAAAGCACCATAGGAAGCGTTGTGGAGAAAGGTGCAACATCTACTACACAGATGCCTTCAATTGCTGGTTCCTCCTTGCTTGCAACACAGAAAACTAGTAATTCTGTGAAAGCAGgagaattttattcaaaaatgGGCGGCTTTCATCCAACTACTGGTTGCATCCATGAACCAGGAGAAGATGTTGGTGGCTCCTATTCTTCCTGTTCCATGCCACAAAGTAAATATAAGAATAACTTAATGTCTGGGAAAAAGATTGCACCTACAAGTTACATGAAAAAGCACGCAGATGCAGAATTAAATTGTGACGACTCCTTTGAAAATGGTTTGAATCATTTGCCATATGATGTTGCAAAACATGTCCAGAATTTGCCTTTTGAGCTTGTAAAATTATTTCTTGGAGAATCAATCTCAAAAATTGATATCCGGATTCTGGTTGATACATTGCACAGTTTATCAGAATTGCTCCTAGTATGTCATTTAAATGGGTTGGCTGCATTACACCAAAAAGACGTCAAGTCCCTTGAGGCTGTGATAAATAACCTTGATGTTTGTTTGAAGAGTGTCGGATCACAAGGTTCTCTCTCACCTGAGCAAAGGACTTCACAAAATCTTGAGCAGTTTCATCAACTTCATTTG GATGTCGGAGTGCTCAAGTCTCAATTGCAGATGACAAAGATTGAAGGTGGAAATTTGGAGTGTCTATCAAATGATGGAAATGATgttgacaaaaaaaatcaatacatGCTGTCTGTCAAGAAAGACAGAGAAGCTGCCGACTCTCTTTATCTTAGGAACAGGATTGACTCGGTGAAAGAAGATAGCATGACCAAG GCTCTTAAGAAGGCTATGAGTGAGAATTTTCATGATGACGAAGAACATCCCCAAACTCTCTTGTACAAGAATCTATGGCTTGAGGCAGAAGCTGCATTATGTGCCAACAACTTGAGAGCTCGTCTTAATAGTGCAAGGTCAGAAATGGAGAAACATGAATCACCAAAAGTGAGAG AAAATGtcaaaaatttggacgaagcaCTTATTTCTGATGCATCTCCTGGTTCAAACACCATTGGGACATTGGCGTCTAAAACTAAAGTTGGTTCAACCTCATTTGTCTCCTTTCAGACTTCCCCTGCCGTGAGTGTGACTAGTCATGCAGCAGATGATGTGATTACTAGATTTCATATTCTTAAATGTCGAGAGGATGTAGTAAGGCATAGGGATGTCGGAAATTTAGTAACACTGTCTGATTTTGAGGTTTTGGGTAAAAAGGACGTGGCTGAAAAATCAGCACTCGACAAGAAACAAACTGCAGTCCCATATATCAAAGACATGGATTCTTCATTCCCCACCTCGAAGGTCAAAGGGAATGACTCTGCGCCTGCTGTTCCATCCATTTCACCTACCTTGACCAGGAGCAGCCATGTAGATGATGTCATGTCTagatttcaaattctaaaatctCGAGGTGAGCGCTTAAGTTCTTTGGATACGGGAAAGGTGCAGAAAATTACAAACTCCGGTTGCAATGAGATCGACATGTTGGCACATGAAGGTGATACTATGCATGGTCTGGGTATCTCAACAATGCACCATCCTATTGCAGATGACAAAAACGAAGTTGATAATTTAGATGCTTCAGTACTGGCTAGACAAGATGTCCTAAGGAGGCGTGGAAACAACATAAGCTTGACCCCTGCTGGAGAAGAAATACTGGAGGTAGAAGTAGAACACTTGTATCCTGCAAGCAAGAGAGTGTATTGGCCCGTTGGTGAAAACAAGGTAAAAAAGGGAGGAGGGTTGGGTGTTGAAATGGAACCCTTCTTAGGATTTGAAGCTGGGAATGGAAGTAGAAGCCATGTTGAGGGCAAGGTTCCCGCTGGTTGTTCCGATGGGTCTTTATCTGCTGACTGGGAACATGTTCTCTGGCGCGAGTGA